In Curtobacterium sp. MCPF17_002, one genomic interval encodes:
- a CDS encoding alpha/beta hydrolase: MSKPPVVFIHGLWIHSSAWQPWIDLFAEHGYEAIAPGWPGDSDTVEATRDDPDRLDDVGIEQICRHYADLIDGLDAKPIVVGHSFGGLIAQELLANGYAVAGVAIDPAPIKGVKILPFSQLRSGFPALGNPKNKRRTVSLTASQFRYAFGNAISAEESDALHAAWTIPGPGRPLFEDASANFTRNSPATVDTHAAPRGPLLLTSGSEDHTVPRSVTLAVHRLYSDNTAAVTEYREFEGRGHSLTIDNGWRTVADATLDWLTTQRLEGADDQLTAP, from the coding sequence ATGTCGAAACCCCCGGTCGTGTTCATCCACGGCCTCTGGATCCACTCGTCCGCCTGGCAGCCGTGGATCGACCTGTTCGCCGAGCACGGCTACGAAGCGATCGCGCCCGGGTGGCCCGGCGACTCGGACACGGTCGAGGCGACCCGTGACGACCCGGACCGACTCGACGACGTCGGGATCGAGCAGATCTGCCGGCACTACGCCGACCTGATCGACGGGCTCGACGCGAAGCCGATCGTGGTCGGGCACTCCTTCGGAGGCCTCATCGCCCAGGAGCTCCTCGCCAACGGCTACGCCGTCGCCGGTGTCGCGATCGACCCGGCACCGATCAAGGGCGTGAAGATCCTGCCGTTCTCCCAACTCCGATCCGGGTTCCCCGCGCTCGGCAACCCGAAGAACAAGCGACGGACGGTCTCCCTGACGGCCAGTCAGTTCCGGTACGCCTTCGGCAACGCCATCAGCGCCGAGGAGTCCGACGCCCTGCACGCCGCATGGACCATCCCCGGGCCGGGACGACCGCTGTTCGAGGACGCTTCTGCGAACTTCACGCGCAACTCCCCGGCGACGGTCGACACGCACGCGGCGCCGCGCGGCCCGCTGCTGCTGACGTCGGGCAGCGAGGACCACACGGTCCCCAGGTCGGTGACCCTCGCCGTGCACCGCCTGTACAGCGACAACACCGCTGCCGTCACCGAGTACCGGGAGTTCGAGGGTCGAGGCCACTCGCTCACCATCGACAACGGATGGCGGACCGTCGCAGACGCCACACTCGACTGGCTGACGACGCAGC
- a CDS encoding oxidoreductase: protein MDLHLTDKVVVVTGASKGIGLAITEALVAEGARVVAGARSITDELVALSDSGQVLAVPVDLSTPDGPAELVARSEHFGGLDVLVNNVGAVTPRTDGFLAVGDDEWARTLELSLMATVRTTRAAIPLLLERGRGNVVTIASVNAFLPDPGVIDYSATKAAVWNLSKSLSKEYGPQGIRFNTISPGPVSTPLWLGEGGVAATVAAATGVSPEVARERIIAEGGGFSTGRFTEPAEVADLVVLLASDRAGNVTGADFLIDGGLTKDL from the coding sequence ATGGACCTCCACCTCACCGACAAGGTCGTCGTCGTCACCGGTGCGAGCAAGGGCATCGGACTCGCGATCACCGAGGCGCTCGTCGCCGAGGGGGCGCGCGTCGTCGCCGGTGCCCGCAGCATCACCGACGAGCTGGTCGCACTGTCCGACTCCGGTCAGGTGCTCGCCGTCCCCGTCGACCTCTCGACCCCGGACGGGCCGGCCGAGCTGGTCGCACGGAGCGAGCACTTCGGTGGGCTGGACGTCCTCGTCAACAACGTCGGAGCGGTCACGCCACGAACGGACGGGTTCCTCGCGGTCGGTGACGACGAGTGGGCGCGGACGCTCGAGCTCAGCCTCATGGCGACCGTGCGGACCACCCGCGCCGCCATCCCGCTGCTGCTCGAACGGGGACGGGGGAACGTCGTCACGATCGCGTCCGTCAACGCCTTCCTGCCCGATCCCGGCGTCATCGACTACTCGGCGACGAAGGCTGCGGTCTGGAACCTCTCGAAGTCCCTCTCGAAGGAGTACGGCCCGCAGGGCATCCGGTTCAACACGATCAGTCCCGGGCCGGTGTCGACACCGCTCTGGCTCGGCGAGGGCGGGGTCGCGGCGACCGTGGCCGCCGCGACGGGGGTCTCACCGGAGGTGGCGCGGGAACGCATCATCGCCGAGGGAGGTGGCTTCTCCACCGGACGCTTCACCGAACCGGCCGAGGTCGCCGACCTCGTCGTCCTGCTCGCCAGCGATCGAGCCGGCAACGTGACCGGCGCCGACTTCCTCATCGACGGCGGCCTGACCAAAGACCTGTGA
- a CDS encoding TetR/AcrR family transcriptional regulator produces MDTDAPDRGTRRTGAETRRRAQQIALELFTEHGYEATSLRRIADVLGINKASLYYHFPSKEAILRSLFDERGAEADELVEWLRTQDRTPELLETAVLRWVGSFSADKLRGIRFMAANPLVVQGLAAAGADRIGSPLNTFVDELTELLPRPTAENALLLRMSVLSINAAVQAAAGHGDPDESVITAAGRAARALLREIGQPA; encoded by the coding sequence GTGGACACCGACGCACCAGACCGAGGCACCAGGCGCACCGGAGCGGAGACACGACGCCGCGCCCAGCAGATCGCACTCGAGCTGTTCACCGAGCACGGGTACGAGGCGACCTCGCTCCGCCGGATCGCGGACGTGCTCGGCATCAACAAGGCGTCGTTGTACTACCACTTCCCGTCGAAGGAGGCGATCCTGCGATCGCTGTTCGACGAGCGCGGAGCCGAGGCCGACGAGCTCGTGGAGTGGCTCCGCACGCAGGACCGCACCCCGGAGCTGCTGGAGACCGCGGTCCTGCGTTGGGTGGGGTCGTTCTCGGCGGACAAGCTGCGCGGGATCCGGTTCATGGCGGCCAACCCCCTCGTCGTCCAGGGCCTCGCCGCTGCCGGCGCGGACCGGATCGGGTCGCCGCTGAACACCTTCGTCGACGAACTGACGGAGCTGCTTCCCCGGCCGACGGCGGAGAACGCCCTGCTGCTGCGGATGTCGGTGCTCAGCATCAACGCGGCCGTCCAGGCCGCAGCCGGTCACGGTGACCCGGACGAGTCCGTCATCACGGCCGCCGGGCGCGCTGCCCGGGCCCTCCTCCGCGAGATCGGACAGCCGGCGTGA
- a CDS encoding helix-turn-helix transcriptional regulator codes for MATQSPLGAYLRARRSLTSPGDVGITVGGQVRRVIGLRREEVAILAGISTEYYLRLEQGRETRPSDQVIDALARALLLGEAAREYLHELARPTKAVDEVRHDDVDDGVRWLIESWPRTAAVVHNRYLDVLAANALAGALNPSYRIGVNNLVSLLTDHDERALHEGWEGLCGRTAALVRSMFGQRPDDARLADLVAELSARNAYFRDAWQRNDVTSSSTGVHVLGHPRVGRLVLHYARLPLPGTDGHSIWLYHAEPGTPSVTALERLGRTAPS; via the coding sequence ATGGCCACGCAGAGCCCGCTCGGAGCGTACCTCCGGGCACGTCGCAGCCTCACCTCGCCCGGGGACGTCGGCATCACGGTCGGCGGACAGGTCCGGCGGGTCATCGGGCTGCGCCGTGAGGAGGTCGCGATCCTGGCCGGCATCAGCACGGAGTACTACCTCCGGCTGGAGCAGGGGCGGGAGACGCGACCGTCGGACCAGGTCATCGACGCGCTGGCGCGGGCGCTCCTGCTGGGCGAGGCCGCACGCGAGTACCTCCACGAGCTCGCACGGCCCACGAAGGCCGTCGACGAGGTCCGGCACGACGACGTGGACGACGGTGTGCGCTGGCTCATCGAGTCGTGGCCCCGGACCGCCGCGGTGGTGCACAACCGGTACCTCGACGTCCTCGCGGCGAACGCGCTCGCCGGGGCACTCAACCCCAGCTACCGGATCGGGGTCAACAACCTGGTGTCGCTGCTGACCGACCACGACGAACGGGCGCTCCACGAGGGATGGGAGGGGCTCTGCGGGAGGACCGCGGCGCTCGTCCGGTCGATGTTCGGTCAGCGACCGGACGACGCGCGGCTCGCCGACCTGGTGGCGGAGCTCTCCGCGCGGAACGCGTACTTCCGGGACGCCTGGCAGCGCAACGACGTCACGAGTTCGTCCACCGGCGTGCACGTCCTCGGTCACCCACGGGTCGGCCGTCTCGTCCTGCACTACGCGCGGCTCCCGCTCCCGGGAACGGACGGCCACAGCATCTGGCTCTACCACGCGGAGCCCGGCACACCGAGTGTGACCGCCCTCGAACGCCTCGGCAGGACCGCTCCCTCGTAG
- a CDS encoding MarR family winged helix-turn-helix transcriptional regulator, with translation MPNQDEPAGLTDEELEVWAALATLIERLPTALDAQLQRDSGLTHFEHGVLFALDGAPERTLRMSTLAGYASCTLSRLSRAVTRLESKGWVRRVVDPGDGRFTLAVLTDAGHEQVEQSTPGHQALVRRVVFDALTAAQVRQLGAVSRRIAEAVSDTPVWTPSSRRPGR, from the coding sequence ATGCCGAACCAGGACGAACCCGCCGGACTGACCGACGAGGAGCTCGAGGTCTGGGCTGCCCTGGCGACCCTGATCGAGCGGCTCCCGACGGCCCTCGACGCCCAGCTCCAGCGGGACAGCGGTCTGACGCACTTCGAGCACGGGGTGTTGTTCGCCCTCGACGGCGCACCCGAGCGGACCCTGCGGATGAGCACCCTCGCCGGGTACGCGAGCTGCACCCTGTCGCGGCTGTCCCGCGCCGTGACCCGACTCGAATCGAAGGGGTGGGTGCGCCGCGTCGTCGATCCGGGCGACGGCCGCTTCACCCTGGCCGTCCTCACCGACGCCGGTCACGAGCAGGTCGAGCAGTCCACGCCCGGTCACCAGGCCCTCGTCCGCCGGGTCGTCTTCGATGCGCTCACCGCGGCGCAGGTCCGTCAGCTCGGCGCCGTCAGCCGGCGCATCGCCGAGGCGGTCAGTGACACGCCGGTGTGGACGCCGTCCAGCCGGCGACCTGGGCGGTGA
- a CDS encoding DUF1772 domain-containing protein: protein MNTLLIVQLVLIGLLAGEEFIVRWGIQPALSSLPDDAHVRARIALVQRLKVVVPVLMIPTVAASVAVLVVAGNAAGLPLRIAGAAALVVFVLASFLGTVPINMGVNDWDPRRPPADWRAVVTRWERIDVLRSTAAGVSFVLFVVALVAQLG from the coding sequence GTGAACACCCTCCTGATCGTGCAGCTCGTCCTCATCGGGCTCCTCGCGGGTGAGGAGTTCATCGTTCGCTGGGGCATCCAGCCGGCGTTGTCGTCCCTGCCGGACGACGCGCACGTCCGCGCCCGGATCGCACTCGTGCAGCGCCTCAAGGTGGTGGTGCCGGTGCTGATGATCCCGACCGTCGCCGCGTCGGTCGCCGTCCTCGTCGTCGCGGGGAACGCGGCCGGGCTCCCGCTCCGCATCGCCGGAGCGGCGGCCCTGGTGGTGTTCGTGCTCGCCTCGTTCCTCGGGACCGTGCCGATCAACATGGGGGTCAACGACTGGGACCCCCGGCGGCCGCCTGCGGACTGGCGCGCCGTCGTCACGCGCTGGGAGCGCATCGACGTGCTCCGTTCGACGGCGGCCGGTGTGTCCTTCGTCCTGTTCGTCGTCGCCCTGGTCGCGCAGCTCGGCTGA